The genomic DNA TATTATCAGTGCTCAGTTCTAGGTGGGATTTACCATGAGGAAATCCTGGGTGCTCGATCTTGGTATGTTCGATGAGAAAAGGTGCCACTGATTGGCTGCCCGTAAGCTTCGTTAGCCCTCTTTCTACAGATCTTCAGAATAGTCCTTGGACTCTTTCTTATCTTACATTCAATATGATAAGGTTGATCGACTAAACTATCAAGGGCCTGTTGATAAGATGGAACGGGCGGAGCCGGATATGATAAGATTAATGGCTCAACTCTATCAAGGGCCTGTTAGTACGATGGAATGGACGGAGCCGAACAGATTACATATGGTATACAAATCTTAGAGCTCGACAGCAAAATCAAGTTTTGCAATCAGAAGTATTTCTCTATATGGAAATGGTATGATTCCTTGAATCAGTGTGCTCTTCTGCAGACAGAGAACATGTCCAAGAGGATTTCCTAGCGCAAAGAGGAAAATCTAGAAACGCCGTCCTTCAAGAACACGAATGCGTAGTGTTCTCAGACAAAGTTTTACGAGCTAATCTGCTGAGAGAGAAGCACGAGGAGCCCTTGTGGCCCCACTAAGATTTCATTTAGGAAACTGATCAGCCCGAACCACACGACAGGAGTGACATCGACTCCTCCAAGGGGAGGGATCAGCTTCCTCGTCGGGATGAGCAGGGGCTCTGTGGGAGCATATGCAATCACGTAGGGGAACTTGCCCACAGGAAGCTTGGGGTACCATGACATTACTATCCTCAGTATAAATAGAAAGGCAAAGGCCGAGAGGAAGGGGCCCAGGATCCCGATAGCAAGCTTTGCCGTAGCAGGGTCAATATCAGCGACTGCTAATCTCTGGATCAAATGGAAGTCagttccaagattttgaaCGATGTTCGTTGCATCAGGTGGATCCAGTGAAGTAGTTAGGCTTTGCAAGGATAGTTCATTGCAAGAACCCGTGAATCCAGCATGGATCATGCTGCATCTTGCTGGTTGAAGGCTGCGGCCAGGTTTTCTTCTATCGAGACGCTTGAAGCTCGTCGTCTGCAACCAAAACTACAACGTGAAGATACGAACTCTACCATTCATGGATTGAGCGAGCATAATCAAAACTCGAAGCAATCgaacaattttaaattataattcgaGAAAGTTAACTGTCACTTAAGAGGCAACAGAAGTTCGAGGAACTCGAAAAGATGTTAGAAGGAAGGCATTAACGGATTCTTCCAAACTAATGCTATCATTTACCAAGTCCAATTATCCAGAAAATGTTAACTGTTCAGGAGAACTCTTCAATCAGCTCAACCAACAATACATCTACTCAATTTCTTGAGGGACTTCTACGATGATATTTGCAAGCACATGCCCTAACCCTGATTCCATTCGACTCGAAGCAAATCAAATTGCAGAGCTCAAAATGAAAGATTCGAACGATAAAGACGAAATTCTTATCAAATTCCATTTCTGATTGATGAAACTTCCGTACACAAAAGAATCGTATCATATTCATCACTGAGACGCCGATTGCAGAGAGATGAGGAAACTCACGGAGGCGTTAGTCTTCAATGGAGGGTTCAGGAGAGGATTCCACCCTGCAAAATTGGGCCGTGGATGTCAAACAAGAGCCAAAAATGCATTGAGGTTTGCCAAGGATGTAAATTTCTACCAGCAGAATTGCAGGGGTGAAGGGGAGAGAACGAAGCTGAAGCTGTCATTGCCGCCATTGCAGAGTGGACAAAGAGAGCGGCCTAGCGAGCGCTGAGACTGAGAGCGGTTAGCTAACGGATAAACCTGCACCGGGCTGGGCTAAGAATCGGGTCATAACTTTAAGACCCGATCCAGGCCCATGTAATCACCCCtgattttattattgttattattttcttttatttggggGACCAGGGCGTCCTTACCGGCCATCGCCCGCACTCAAGGTCGCCAACAACCATTGCCACCGGTGGCCTTGGATGAGGAGTTGGTGGCGGCCTATGAGAACCCCACCTCTGAAATCAATATTACTATGGTATGAGAGTGATATGTATATGGAAATATTTGGAGTTTTGCTAATAGCTATCAATTCCTAATGAGGTTTCGAGCAGTCTCATTGGTCTGTGGTCACCGATTATCTGGGCAGAGTGGTGGTGGGCAGTCCAcgaaaacttttttttttgttctttaaattttttttcaaaaatataattattttttatgatttttttatttatgtagtttgtttataatgattaattaaaaagaaaaagaaatggccAGAtgggagagagaaaaaaggaGTCACAATTTAAGGGGaggggagaaaaaaagaagagaagaagtgAATAGGAAGTAAAAAGTCTAATCgttaaagaaaaatcaaaatcattaaTTCATTCCCAATTTTGCCGGAGCCTCAAAATGTGTCGattaattgtattattttgtcatagacaaaattgaaaatgaaatattagCCCAGCCTCTTTCCTTTCACCGATttataatatagataaaatttattttcatctcAATAAGGCCgtattatttagaaaaaatttaaattagacCTTTCAtacttcaaatattttttaaaatttcaaagttaagaaattaatattcaagaaTTAACCTCAATTGGAAGGAAGGGGTGGCGAGCACCTTGCGCACCTATTATTTTGTTAGCCCAACAACTTTAACCCGcccatcatttaattttatacatTATAATGATTAATATTAGTGGCGGATGGAAGGGATAGCGAATGCCTTGTTAAATTAGTCTACTTTTCCGCTCTTGTAATATCCGATTTGGCCATTTTCCCCTTGTATCTACTTTTGGACTGCCTtgttaaattttcttatttcctACCAAAACCTTAATCTGGATACCAAAGATGCCACATTACTCCTACCGATGATGTGCTTTCTTTTATCACCGTTAGTTTCGTCGAATGAAAACCATACCAATCGTACGTGCGGGTCGGTTCTGGTCGTGTGCCCCgacagagagaagaagaagtgaGAGagattcttcttcctccttcgTTCTCCAATTTCAACGCCccttctctgtctctctcttttggaCCGAAATTCCCAGCAGATGCGACACATGGTTGACTTACCCGCGGTACTTGCCTTCCCTAATCATTTTGAGTTATCAGGGGAAGCCGTTATTGATGCTTCTTTCAAATGCCCTTTATTCGAATTGATGTTATGATTACCATTTCAAATCAACCCGCCTAGACTCTGGGTGTTCATGGCCTGAAATTCCCATTTGTTCTGTCTGACGAATGAATTCGAGCTTAATCTAATTGCCCTTCTGCTTTTAGTTTGAGTTTTGAGTTGAGACTTATCCTATGGAGATGGAGCAGAACATTGCCACTTGTGTTCCTGTTTGGAAATGTTTCCAGAAATGTTCCTCATTTGAGTATGTTTCCAGAAACTTGCAGATGAGTATGCATTATGCTGGCTGAAATTGTATTGCAGCTGCTTTATCAGATCCCATGCATACTATTTATCGGCATAGACTGCGGTCCGAACTTTGCATAACAAAGAAAGAGGTTCTGTTAGGAATTGAGGCTGATTGTTTTTCGTAATCTTTGTGTTCAGCTCCATTTCGGGTTTCTCCTGTTCATCTGCAAGGCTGTAACTCCTCTGCCATCTTCTTTCGGGCATTCCTTTGTTGTCCTGTGCAAATCTTGCTCTTTTCCATCATCGATGTTTGTCGTCGCCTTGATACAATTTTCTGCTTCCAAACTGATCAGCCTCAGGGACTTTTTATCCATCCCATCCCAATTTTCAGAGCCCCAGATACTTTGATGTTCCCATTTGCTTGGGCTTCCTGATAAatccaaattaagataaaGTTTGATATCTGATATTAGTTGATAGCTCCTTGTGAAGGATCATGCAAAAAACTTTGAAATACTTTCATCTTCAACAACCTGTCCATTAGGTTTTTGTCGAAGCAGACAATAAAAAGCTTTTTCCTTGGTCTCCTTTTTAGCCGCTCTCTCTTGTTGTCTGATGGAATCAAATAGAATGACTATTAAGTATAaagcaatttttattttctcgaaGAGTCGATCTATCTTCTGAATTTTGTGCAATATTATGTTTGATCTACTAGATAGGAACtgattaaaattagaaaaataaattattgagAATTGATATTTCTTCGGAGGAAAAAAGTTTGTTTTATGTATAAACATGGGTAGTTATGAAAAGCATAGGCTTGACATCATGAAAACTATGCAGGTCTTTACTCACTTAAATTGCAGTTGCTCAAGGTTGATTTTTGGGCTTGAAGTGCTTTAATTGCTATGCATAAGTTTCTATGGATTTGATTACGACTGATATGAGAAAGATTGTTATTCAAACAATTATTCTTCCATACAGTAAATAGTTTATGTAACTTTCTTTCTGAtggaaattttatttgaagGAGAATCTCGAAGCATTGATCATCGAAGATAATGAAAAGAAATGCTGGGGCTGTGGACTTCACATTCTCTTACCATCCAATATACCCGTCTTCAGATGTGGATGGTGTGGAGCCATCACGAATCTAAACACTAAAGGGGATCGTAAGGATAATAGCTTGTGGTGGAGATGCGTCCGTGACCGCTGTTTTCTCTGCATCGTGTCATTGTTCATGCTTTTTATCATATGTAAGTTACTCAAGCTGCTACCTTATTTATCGATTTAGTTGTTTCAATTCCCAACTTGTCCTCTACTAAGTACCAGCATTCTTGATGATTATGCTCTAAAAGCACTTTTAGCACGCTGAAACAAGAAGGGAATGGTTTGGAATAATTTATAGATCATTATCACGTGTGACTACAGCTCCCCCTGCATCTTTGGGAAAAAATAGAATCTCTCGAGATAGAGGGATTAGTGATGCACATGTTTGGGTATAGCCTGGGTATAAAATGACATAGGCATGTTCTCAACATGATAGACTTCGTTATGTTATTGAAAATCTTTTCATACATCTTTGCAGTTTACTTTTGTATATATGAAGGGTTGCATTCTCATGGTGGCTTTATGATTGAAAATCTCTTATTTACCATTAAACGAAAAACCTTTTGGGCAGTGGCATCTCCTCTGCCTTGCTAGCCCCCATGTAATTTGGTTCTTTAAATGAGATAGCACTAATCTAGCATGTTTGCGCAGCATGGTTATTTCATGCTCTATTGTGATGGCTTCTAGGTAGAAGAGagcttcttttgatttttcgtTCTCTTCCATTCCTATTTCTTTTCTAACtgttattttaagtttttgaTGCCATTACTATACCTCCTGAATGCAATTTATACTTACAAGTTTTACGTCCATTATTCTGCCGACTCTGACAATTGCATGCTGCCTTGGAAGTTTGCTTATTAGAATAAAcacgttttctttttctattttctcttgTGCTGATCCAATATACATTGCCTCATTCTCGTGCTTCTTCACCCGATTGCAGGTGGTGGGGTGTGGGCGTTATATCCCATCGTTTTCTCAATCAGCTTTTCCTGTGGGATATTTCACTCATTTGTGACTCTGCTATTGATTGTAACTACACTCACAACCTTCAGCCTCGCAGCGTTTCGACCTGCAGGCCCGCCTCCGAACATTGTGTGGGGCAGCTACCCGGTGGTGAGTAAGGGGGAACTTCAGGACTATACTTTCTGTCACTACTGTTTGAGGCCCAAGTCACCAAGAACTCACCACTGCCGTTCATGTGGAACATGCGTGCTGGACATGGATCACCACTGCCCCTTTGTGAGTGCTACCAGCTCTCAGTTTaggttttccttttcttgtaTCTGGAAAAGAATGCCTTAGTCTTGAAAATTAGAGTTGCTTGTCATACTTTTCTTTGCTTAAGGAAAATTGGCTTGTCATGCAATAGATGAAAATAGTATTCCAAATCCGTGTCTCAAGTTCAAAAGTCTTCAACCTCTGCGCTCTGCCAATAATGACTGATGGAAGACAAGGAATTTGTTATCTTATTTCTcgctatttttcttcttatcgAGGTCCCATTGAAGTGTACAATGTCAGATTAGCTCAGTTGATGCAATACAAGAGTCTTAAACATTGTTGTTGCATGTTCCTTCTATCAATCatgaatatttgatgatcggGGAAGTCTAATATGAAGTGAGCCTGGAAAGGTTCTTATTAACCGAATCAGTTACAAATGTTTGCTGTTGTTATTCATGCCGATTAAAGTGAAACCAGCTTATCTATTCTTTCTTTATAAATTTACTAGAGTTTCCCTCGAGTTTTGCGTTATATCTGGGTTCTTTTTGATGTGATAATATGACTGCATATCAGATAACATATGCGAAGTTCTCTACGACATTCTGTTTGGTTATAATGTTCTCTTCTCATCTCTTCTATATGCAGATTGGTAACTGTGTAGGGGCATCAAACCATCGCTACTTCATCGCCTTCCTAATCTCGACCATAGTCAGCACTCTCTATGTCACCACCATGTGCACCTTTGCGGCATTACGAACTTGGCCTCCTCTACGGTTCAGCAAGTCGTTTCTCGATCACCGTTACAGATTCAGCAGTACTCATTTAGCCACGGGGCTCGTGAAAGAAATTGCTTTTGCTTTTCTAAATTCTGTATTTCTGTTATCCACTAGAGGTGTTATTCTTGTGTACTTGAGTGTTGCCAGTGTTTCTGTTCAGATAGGGCTCTGCGTGCTCCTGTGGCAGCAGCTGTGTTATATTTATGAGGGCGAGACGTATTTGAGTCTCTTGAATTCATCGCAGGGGGAGGGCAGAGTTGGAGTGAGGGATTGTCGGAATATTTTGCGCTTTTTTGGGTGTCCGTATTCTGTCTTGAGACACTTCTCGGTGTTTCGGTGGTCTAGGAAGAGACACAAGACGTGAATTTATAGGGCGTGGAGCTGTAGTTCACATATTTGCTGCCGTTGTTAAAATTTTGGTCCTTCACCATCTGTTGTAGATTGTTTTTGCCGCTTTATTCTTTGATTCTAATTAACGGGTGTTCGGCGTTCGatgtaaagtttggattttaCAAAGTTATTGCGCAGCTAAAAAGTTGTCGACGCTCTGATTTGACAGAGGCAGAATGGAATTTCATGCAAATGGGAGGCCTGACTCCAGCAAGAGAGAGCACAGCAGCTGGGACACCCCACAATGAATCCCCACAAATGAAGCCACAGGCCATGGCTGGACCTAAGTCATCAGCCTCTTTCCAGTTCCTTCTCTCCCAGTTGTAGAGGATCAGACTCCAGATAACCATGTCGATCAAAAAGGACACCCCATGGTAGAACGGGACAGCCATGCACATAGGGCTTGGAATGAACTGGTAGAGCTCGGCCTTGGTGCAGAACAGTCTCAGCAATTCCGGGATCAGGCTTATTGCGACTGAAGCAGCGAAGAATGTCACAGCCAGTGTGACGCAGTGCTTTGGAAGGGAGGACGTGCCCTCTGCACCGATGAGCGCAATACCCTGGTAGATCAGGGTCTGAGGTGCGGGGTACGATCCCATGGGATCGCCGAGTGGATATGCCCTTTAGAAGAACCAGAATATCAGTGGTGTGATGATACAGCCAATCCCCGTGCCAATGACCTGTGCTAGGAACATAGACCGAGGGGATGTGAGTGTCAAGTATGCCGTCTTGAAGTCTTACATTAGATCGGAGGCTGTCGAGATGATGTTCATGATGACACCGCAAGAGGCTAGCCCGACAATGATGCCGCCCCGTTCAACGCCGACCCAAGAACTGAATATGATGATGGCGACTTTACCATACGCGGAGGCGAGGTAGCAATCAGTCAGACCGCAGCCATAGGCATTGCAGAAGGCTAAGATCGGAGGGATGATATGTTTACAATGTAAGGGCAGATCATTCCCACTCCAAGATATGTAAGCgagaaatcaaaataaaacctGTGTTTTGCCAAACTTCTGTATCAGTACTTGTCAaatttcaatcaaatctgataaTCACaatcctaattaacgataagtTTTAAATGGCAAAACATCCTAGTCATGAGGACGTGGTTCAGTGGTAAACTGAGTTTCCATACAACGGACCTTTAGAGTAATACAAACAtttgaaattcattaaaagtaCCTCAATACTTCTTATTCCGCTATAAATCAAACACTCTCATCTGATGAATTTTGTCAAACACAAGCTTACTTTTGCTTATAGGCTTGAAGGCCGAACACCGGACCGGGAAGCTGTTGAATCCGCAACCATCTGAAGCCGTGAAAATCCATTGAAAACCGGTCCAAGCAAAGCTCCCAAAGAAGCATGTGATTAGCATTTTAGTTTGCTCTCTCCATTAAATTACTGATAGATCAAATGACTAACATCTATCATCAATTGCTTACTATATCTTTTGACAGAAAGTGAAAAAGAATACTTAAACATTGaactataataatataattacttCAATTAAAATGGTGCTTAATTGAAAGCTTTACTTGGCCAATTGGGCCCCTTTAGGATTATGGAAGCTATTGATAAGGAATGCAGTAGCAGTCCCACTCGGGTACGTCGGTTTGTACCTCAACAACATCATCAGCCTGAGGAGTCATCGGAAGCGGGTGTAGCCACGAGCCGTATGTACAACGAAATCTTTCATCCATCCCGGTGCACTCTTATTCCCGTTAGAACGTCGCAACTGAATTTCCTATGCACTCAAATTGGATGCCTGCTGCTGGGCTATTTGTTGGGCTGGATTCCAGCTCAGTTCCAGCCCTTACCCCTGGACTCCTTGCTGGGCTGTGCTCAGGTCCGGTCCGTCTCTCTGTTGGACTCCTCCCTGGGCCTTCATTGTCTGCTGGGCCCGTTGTTTCTGTTGCTGGACTGAGCCCAGTCGCTGGGCCTGGACTGGGTTCAGTCCCGGTTACCTTCCTGATCAGCCCATCACGCTGACCCGCCATGCTCCCCCTCACGAACATCGCTCCCAGATTCCAGAAATAATGGAGTCGTGCCCTTCGAAaaattttcttcatctctGTCCACCTCCGAGAAAGGAAATAcgtcctcacaaaattggaCATCTGGCGAGACAAAAAATTCCCGTGTTTTGAGAGCATAGAGTCGCCATCCTTTCTTGCCATGAGGATAGCCAATGAACACGCATTTCCAGGGTCGTTCCTCGAATTTGTCTCTAGCACGAGATCAATGATAGGCATAACATAACTAGACAAAAACTCGTAAATTAGCATAATTCGGGGCTTTGCCAAATAGTACCTCACGGGGACTCTTGTTATAAAGTAAGGGCATAGGAGTAAGATTAATAAAGTGGACTACGGTCGAGACAAATTACCCCCAAAACTTCACGGGAAGCGATGTCTAGAACAAAAGTGCACGGGCTACATTTAATATGTGTATGTGTTTCCTTTCGACCCATCCATTCTGCTGAGGTGTATCTACGCACGAGATTTGCTTTTTCTCATTCGCATACACCTTGTTCAGGTTTGGAAGTGGTTCAATGCTCAAAATAGTGTAGCATACTATTGGAGATATTAGTTTAGCATATtaggaaatataatatttgCATAAGATTGTATCAATCAATTAGGTTAATTGGTATCACTAGGATTTACTATTATCGCATTTAGATTTTATGATagtattttgatattatttcaATCCTAGTCCAATTGCTTCCTGAGCCTATAAATAGGCTAGTAATTCTATATATTCGATGAGTCAATGAGGCAGTCTAAATAATAAACTCCCTTGGCTTTGGCCTCTGGCCACCATGTTTCGATATCTCATTTATCTCATCTCAgattatatttgattttcttcatGGCATCAGAGCAGGTCGGTCAGGATAAGCCCGCTGCAACCACCAATTGAAGTCGGCATTTGAAGAGCGTGCATCGATCACACATATTGCCTCCAACGAAGAGCTTTTGTTGGAGTCAAAGAAACTCCTTTTTATCATCGCCGCAAAAATTGGTTGTAGATGAAAGTTATTGTTTGATTGCAGATCATGAAATTATGTAGATTAAAATCACGTGCACGATGAACATTTTGTTGCACTCCATGTTCAtcttgagggggagtattgGAGATATTAGTTTAGCATATTAGGAAATATAACATTGGAATAAAATTGTATCAATCAATTAGGTTCATTGGTATCACTAGGATTTACTATTATCGCATTTAGATTTTATGATAATATTTTGGTATTATTTCTATCCTAGTCCGACTGCTTCCTGAGCCTATAAATAGGCTAGTAATTCTATGTATTCGATGAGTCAGTGAGTCAATCCAAATAATAAACGGgatatttacctaaaatggcttatattttgtccgttttgtcaaatctatcatatgctttttttgggtcaaatttattccattgtttactttttgcatcaaatctatcccggcgttatcttttccattGACATCTAACGGCCATGCTGACGTGGTGCCCACGTgacaagtgtggcccactatctctccacgtgtcACGTCAACACGGctgttagatgtcgacggaaacgataacgccgggatagatttgatgcaaaatgtaaatcatgggatagatttgacaaaaaaaaacataggatagatttgacaaaacaaacaaaccatgagccattttaagtaaaaaccCCAATAATAAACTCCCGTGGCTTTGGCCTCTGGCCACCTTGTTTCGATATCTTCTTTCTCTCATCtcatattatatttgatttttttcatggtatcagagcatgtCGGTCAGGACAAGCCCACTGCAACCACCAATTGAAGTCGGCATTTGAAGAGCATGCATTGATCATGCATATCGCCTCCGACGAAGAGCTTTTGTTGGAGTCAAAGAAACTCCCTTTTATCATCGCTGCAAAATTTGGTCGTAGATGAAAGTTATTGTTCGATTGCAAATCATGAGATTATGTAGATTAAAATCATATGCAAGATGAACATTCTGTTGCACTCCATGTTCATTTTGAGGGGAAGTATTGGAGATATTAGTTTAGCATATTAGGAAATATAACATTTGAATAAGATTGTATCAATCAATTAGGTTAATTGGTATCACTATGGTTTACTATTATCGCATTTAGATTTTATGATAGTATTTGGATATTATTTCTATCCTAGTCCGATTGCTTCCTGAGCCTATAAATAGGTTAGTAATTCTATGTATTCAATGAGTCGGTGAGTCAATCTAAATAATAAACTCCTGTGACTTTGACCTCTAGCCAGCACGTTTCGATATCTCCTTTCTTTCCTCtcatattatatttgattttcttcaGGCACAGAGTTGAATTCGGGCGTAAGCCCCATTAGGAATTGATAAACCTTCAGGGTTTCCCATTGCGCCACGAAACTGGATGCTGCCGCACAGTTGCAATTCGGTGTCTCAAGATAATTCTCGAGCTCATCCCATAGCATCTTCGCCTTCCCGTGGTAATCCCTCACAGTCCGTCCTTGCTTCAGAAGGCAAATCTCggatttaatttgatatatCCGAGATTGATTGCCCAGTGAATACCTCTCCTTCAGGTCATCCCAAAGGAGTTTTGCATTGACCGCACCAGCAATAGTCGATTGACTATCTTCTTCCACAGTGTTGAAAATCCATGCAATGACCGTGGAATTGCAAATATCCCATCTCTCCCAATACGGATCACCCTCTTCTGGTCTCTCAAGCGTCCGTCGATGAAGGGCAGCTTGCTCTTCGCCCTTAAAGCACTCAGCATTGCACGTGACAATGTGAGGTAGTTATCACCTATAAGGCGGCATCCAATCAGAACACTGCCCGTCCCATTCGAAGAGCTGAGTCGGTACACCACAGGTAACTCAGCCTTCTTGCCCAAAGCCTCGGCAGACTTCGTCGACTCCAGACCCTTATCTGGGTCTCTTTCTGAATCACTCACATCAGACATTGTTGAACTctcacgaattgattaattagcAAAATGGTGATCGGAGGTGCTCTGATACTTTGATAATCTTGAGCTCAAATTCATTCTGTATAGAGAAGATACATAAATAGGCGTATATAgctaaaaatgaaaacaaaaaaataccCTAATTCTATGGGATTCTAGATAATCAAATATACAACTATCCTATTTTACAAGGATATGATTATGATACAATGGAATATCCGTAATAGGAATGTATAAGAATCCAGGAGACTATGGGACGCTACTATTCTCGTTGTCCAGACGTGCAATTCCAACAAAAGGTCATAATAGCCATATCAATCATCAATCATGTAGGATATAACCCGTCCGACTAGACTCTATACTAGTGTGCAGTGCAGGCGAAGATGGATATAAAGAGATCGATTACCTTTCTAAGGGGGACGATGGAGAATAGCCCGACGAAGCTTGCCGTGAATTAATCCGAAGATCCAACCAAGGGACAGGTCCTTCACCTTCTCTCTTGTGTTCCCTCCATCTATTTGTGCTGCTATGCGTGCATTTATCCCCGGCAAATAACTTGCAGTCCCACCCACCTGCTCCAACCGATGCGATCAGTGACAAATCTATCAATATTCCATATCATAAGGTGGAAAATACTGATTGAATGTATCGGAGAAAAGGACGAGACGAAAATCCGTCACTTTATAAGTAGATTATCTAGCGGCCTACAGCTGAACTCGATCCCGGAGGATGCCACCATGCACGTCTGAAACACGGTGTTCTCCTGCCAGGTGAAGGTCTGCTGTGAGAGGCTGCTGAACCGACcaaggactgaggtccagagCCTAACCACCATGCATCCCAGAAGGCCCGCTGCTTGGGAGGGGATGATGCGGGTGGTGAGGCTGAACTTGCACGCCACGAAGTTGAACACCAAGCTCAGCACCGGCCCCGTCCCAATAGCCCTCAGCGTGAGCTGTTGTCAACATGGTGGCAGCTCTGCTGCCGCTGCAGATGACCGCTCGACGGAGaactctcctcctcctcctcctttcaTTCCGCACTTAGTGTGTTTATGAAACTCAGATTGCAAGCTGCAATGTATACAGAGTAGTTTCCATGTAGAATCCATGCATGCACACTGTCTGCTTCACGCCATCTGTTCCTTTTGTTGCCATTAAGCACTATCCcaaatttcctttttccacCTTTCACGCTTTCCATGATCTGATACTAATGGTATGATATTTTATCCAGTATAACATAATGTGTACTTGGTATCCAGAATCTCAATGGGGTCTGACTAATTTAGTATGGAGATCGAgcattaaaggttattctccCTCCCAACAGGTGTGCTTCTCGGGATTCGAACTCCCTCCTAACAGGTGTGCTTCTCGGGATTCGAACTTGTGTTCTCCTCCTTATAAGGGTGAGCTGCTTACCATTCAGCCAACACTTTTGTTGgtagtataatataattaaacacaagggtcatatatattttctttttttattacaaacgAAATCTGTAGAGAAATTTTAT from Punica granatum isolate Tunisia-2019 chromosome 2, ASM765513v2, whole genome shotgun sequence includes the following:
- the LOC116197326 gene encoding protein COFACTOR ASSEMBLY OF COMPLEX C SUBUNIT B CCB3, chloroplastic, producing MAAMTASASFSPLHPCNSAGWNPLLNPPLKTNASTTSFKRLDRRKPGRSLQPARCSMIHAGFTGSCNELSLQSLTTSLDPPDATNIVQNLGTDFHLIQRLAVADIDPATAKLAIGILGPFLSAFAFLFILRIVMSWYPKLPVGKFPYVIAYAPTEPLLIPTRKLIPPLGGVDVTPVVWFGLISFLNEILVGPQGLLVLLSQQISS
- the LOC116197325 gene encoding protein S-acyltransferase 11, with product MRHMVDLPAENLEALIIEDNEKKCWGCGLHILLPSNIPVFRCGWCGAITNLNTKGDRKDNSLWWRCVRDRCFLCIVSLFMLFIICGGVWALYPIVFSISFSCGIFHSFVTLLLIVTTLTTFSLAAFRPAGPPPNIVWGSYPVVSKGELQDYTFCHYCLRPKSPRTHHCRSCGTCVLDMDHHCPFIGNCVGASNHRYFIAFLISTIVSTLYVTTMCTFAALRTWPPLRFSKSFLDHRYRFSSTHLATGLVKEIAFAFLNSVFLLSTRGVILVYLSVASVSVQIGLCVLLWQQLCYIYEGETYLSLLNSSQGEGRVGVRDCRNILRFFGCPYSVLRHFSVFRWSRKRHKT